CGGAGTGCAAACCGGGCTATTGCCGATACGCCCATGGCCGCTGCCAATCCCCCGCCTGCCGCCATACCCCCAGCCCCTGCCGCTTGACCTCTTGCTCGGCCTGCCGGTAACCGGACTCCGGGCAATAACGCCGATACACCGCCGCCTGGCCCTGTTCGACCATCTGCCGGTTGATGTTGTGGCCGCTGGCCGGGTCGATGAGTTCGGCGACGGTGCGGCCGTAGCGGTCGCGGTCGAGAAATAATAGGGGACGTACCCCGTTTAGCACAAGGGGCCAATCGGACTACATCTTTCGGTTGGCGGGTTAGGCGCTTGCATGCCCATCGCCGATTCGGTGCCATGCCTCCTTGAAAGGGTGCCAGTACCAGTTGGCCGCGTCTACAAATCATTCCACACCTCGTCCTCGAGATTGTTCCAAACGGACGCCAGGGATTCCTGCTGGGCATTGATCAAGTCGACCCACGCGGTCCGGTCGTTTTTTTTGCTTGAGATAGCCAATGAAGTCCAGGACCTCGCGGATCTGCGGTTCCGCCAGGGTGTCGATCTGTTCAATCGCCAGTTCTTTGATGGTCATGGCATTCGGCTCCTGGGCGCGGCAGGCAGTCACCCTCACGCAGCCTTGCTTTTATGCTCCGCCTCCCAACCGATGCAGGCTAGGGCGATGTAGCGGGGCACCGGGCGAGCGCCAGTGCCAAAGCTGCTGATGGTGCGCGGGGTGAGCCCTAGGGCACCGGCGGCTTGGGCCAGGCTGAGGTGGTTGCGTGCACGCCATTGGGCGAAGATGCGGGCGTTTTCGTCCGGGGCGTTTTGCGCTTGGGCGTCCAGCCAGAGGGTGTCTGCGCCGATCTGGATGTCGACGCTGGGCCAGACCACGGCCCAGCCTTCACCTTCGATCAGGCTAGCCTCGGCAAAGACCTTGGGGTGCTGCAACGGTGCCAGACCGGGGGATTGCGCCCAGAGCGGTGCAAAGTCCAGTTCCTGCACGCTGTCGTCTATAAAGGTGAGGCGCAGGCGATGGGTCGGCAAGGCTTGCACGGCCTTGAGGCGGGGGCGTTTCATGGGTGCCATTGGTTCCAGTCCTCCATCAGTTGCTGCCGGTGCTGTTTGATCCAGTCCAGGACTTCCTGGCGCAGTCCTTTGGGCCAACGGCCCTCGCTCTGCAAGCTGTCCAGGTAGATGATGACGTCGAACTCGCCGCCGACCAGGTGGACATGGGCGGGGCCATGATCCCGCTCGCGCAACTCCAGCCGGTACTTTGTGCGGAAGCGCTGCTTGCTCGTCATGGCTTTAAGTATATAGAAATTTTTTCTATAAAAAAGGCATCAGTCCGTCATGGATGCCGATACCCCAAGGCCGCTGGCCGGGTCGATGAGTTCGGCGACGGTACGGCCCTAGGAGCCTGTCGGGTTTAGGTGCCCGTAGCGAGCAAGGTGGGAGAACGAGAACAAATTTTCACGATTTTGAGGCGCTGAGTTGGCCTACGCAACGAAAAATCGGGGCCGATGTTTAAAACAATTCTGGGCCGTTCTTCCCACCGGCGCAGTAGGAGCATCCTAAATCCGACAGGCTCCTAGTGGTCGCGGTCGTGCGCGATCAGTTTGAACCGGCGCGGGGTGATGGCGCGCAGGTGGTCGCCGTCGAGCGAACAATAGGGAACGCCCCCCAATTGCCGCTCTACCTTGCCAAGCAAAGCCCTCGGTGTTGTCGCACCGGGGGTTTTGTTTTTCTACGTCAAACCAAACAACCTTCTCACCTCCCCTTGCCCACGTCCCAGCGAGCGACTGAACAGGCGGTAGTTGTGTTTCTTGTGCTGTATCCGCCCGACGATGATGGCAGAGTGAATGTTGCGGCTGCGGGCCAGTTTCAGCACGGCCTTGGGGTCAAGCCGTTGCCAGGCGGGGCTGGCCTCCAGCAGCGCATCGGGCAGGAGGGCATTGAGGGCGAGCTGGTCGGCCTCGCGCTCTTGGGTGTCATCGGATTCACTGTCCAGGTCATCGACAAACAGGTCTTTGCTGTCGTGCAGGTGCAGTGCCACATGGGCCAGTTCGTGCAGCAGGACGAACCAGAAGTTGTCGATTCGGTCGTGCCTCAGGGTCATGCCGATGACGGGCTGGCCGTTGCCCAGCAGTAGCGCGGCGCCGTCCAGGTAGGTTTTGGGCAGATGGGGTTCAATGATGAGGTGGATGCCGTAGCGCGCCAGATGCTCTTGGGCCAGCAGAGGGCCGTTGTCGAAGCTGCTGAGCTCGGCCAGGCGTGCCATGAATTGGCTTTGATCATTGATAGCGCCTTGGCGATAGGCGCCAACCGACTGCTGTTTAGCGCGTTCGGCCACGCGGCCGCACCAGGCCTTGAGTGCGTA
This is a stretch of genomic DNA from gamma proteobacterium SS-5. It encodes these proteins:
- a CDS encoding thermonuclease family protein, with amino-acid sequence MLNGVRPLLFLDRDRYGRTVAELIDPASGHNINRQMVEQGQAAVYRRYCPESGYRQAEQEVKRQGLGVWRQAGDWQRPWAYRQ
- a CDS encoding DUF4160 domain-containing protein, translating into MTSKQRFRTKYRLELRERDHGPAHVHLVGGEFDVIIYLDSLQSEGRWPKGLRQEVLDWIKQHRQQLMEDWNQWHP
- a CDS encoding DUF2442 domain-containing protein: MAPMKRPRLKAVQALPTHRLRLTFIDDSVQELDFAPLWAQSPGLAPLQHPKVFAEASLIEGEGWAVVWPSVDIQIGADTLWLDAQAQNAPDENARIFAQWRARNHLSLAQAAGALGLTPRTISSFGTGARPVPRYIALACIGWEAEHKSKAA
- a CDS encoding ImmA/IrrE family metallo-endopeptidase, producing the protein MQLRVIKSENDYQAGMAALAELMELDPAPGSPEADQLELLGLLLEQYEDQHFPMDAPDPVDAILFRMDQQGLINNDLVPLIGSKSKVSEVLNRKRPLSLSMIRKLHAELGIPAEVLLQEPGQALPLESEEDYSKYPIKPMQANGYFTANNLAPAELKDYAEELVTGFFRRVDEPALVARFRHSNNQPEAHKRSKRDLDPYALKAWCGRVAERAKQQSVGAYRQGAINDQSQFMARLAELSSFDNGPLLAQEHLARYGIHLIIEPHLPKTYLDGAALLLGNGQPVIGMTLRHDRIDNFWFVLLHELAHVALHLHDSKDLFVDDLDSESDDTQEREADQLALNALLPDALLEASPAWQRLDPKAVLKLARSRNIHSAIIVGRIQHKKHNYRLFSRSLGRGQGEVRRLFGLT